The Nocardioides salarius genome includes a region encoding these proteins:
- a CDS encoding type IV toxin-antitoxin system AbiEi family antitoxin domain-containing protein — translation MLAHLTDDLGVVLRRDLVAAGLDDNAIARRCRTGELTRLRQGVYVATAAYTAADASGRHLMLCRGVMRLYPADVALSHTSAALAYGAPAWQVPLDVAHVTGLEPQGTRTQARVRHHEGVCRVGDVSRREGHWITAPARTALDAASLLDRDAAVCVIDWFVESGHTTLAECRQQLLSRREWTDHLDLTMKLDHAREGSQSVAESRCHLLFSDHGLPRPLQQVEVRDERGWLVGIVDFAWPEHRVVLEFDGIEKYHRYRRPGESIEEMVLREKWREDRIREVTGWTIIRISWADLEHPARLVERLRRQLARSA, via the coding sequence ATGCTGGCTCACCTCACGGACGACCTCGGGGTCGTGCTGCGCCGCGACCTGGTCGCCGCGGGGCTCGACGACAACGCCATCGCGCGACGATGTCGAACGGGCGAGCTCACCCGCCTGCGGCAAGGGGTGTACGTCGCCACCGCGGCGTACACCGCCGCCGACGCGTCGGGGCGGCACCTCATGCTCTGCCGCGGGGTGATGCGCCTGTACCCCGCCGACGTGGCGCTGTCCCACACGAGCGCCGCCCTGGCGTACGGCGCCCCTGCGTGGCAGGTCCCTCTCGACGTCGCTCATGTCACCGGGCTCGAGCCGCAAGGGACGCGAACCCAGGCGCGGGTACGGCACCACGAGGGTGTGTGCCGTGTGGGGGACGTCTCGCGGCGTGAGGGGCACTGGATCACCGCCCCGGCTCGCACGGCGCTCGATGCGGCGTCGCTGCTCGATCGCGACGCGGCGGTGTGCGTGATCGACTGGTTCGTCGAGAGCGGTCACACCACCCTGGCCGAGTGCCGCCAGCAGCTGCTGTCGAGGCGGGAGTGGACCGACCACCTCGATCTGACCATGAAGCTCGACCACGCTCGCGAGGGGTCCCAGAGCGTCGCGGAGAGCCGCTGCCACCTGCTCTTCTCCGACCACGGACTGCCCAGGCCCCTGCAGCAGGTGGAGGTCCGCGACGAGCGGGGCTGGCTGGTCGGCATCGTCGACTTCGCGTGGCCGGAGCACCGGGTGGTGCTGGAGTTCGACGGGATCGAGAAGTACCACCGCTACCGCAGGCCCGGCGAGAGCATCGAGGAGATGGTCCTGCGGGAGAAGTGGCGAGAGGACCGCATCCGCGAGGTCACGGGCTGGACGATCATCCGGATCTCGTGGGCCGACCTGGAGCACCCCGCGCGCCTGGTCGAGCGGCTGCGACGCCAGCTCGCCCGGTCTGCCTGA
- a CDS encoding steroid 3-ketoacyl-CoA thiolase, producing the protein MGTPVIVDAVRTPLGKRNGWLAGVHPAQLLAFVQRQVVERAGIDPELVEQVVGGCVTQAGEQSNDMVRRAWLYAGLPQHTGATAIDAQCGSGQQSAHLVADMVAAGTIDVGIACGVEAMSRIPLGANVPAGMGDPRPADWSIDLPNQFEAADRIARNRGLGRADLEAFGLASQQKARVAVDEGRFKREIAAYDAPVLGEDGSPTGETRLVDTDQGLRETTLEGLAGLRTVLPDGLHTAGTSSQISDGASAVLIMDEARARALGLRPRARIVTHCLVGSDPYFHLDGPIDATQRVLDRTGMSISDFDLFEVNEAFASVVLSWAGQHHVDMDRVNVNGGAIALGHPVGSTGTRLITTALHELERRELSTALVSMCAGGAMATGTLLELI; encoded by the coding sequence ATGGGCACCCCAGTGATCGTCGACGCCGTCCGCACCCCCCTCGGCAAGCGCAACGGCTGGCTGGCCGGTGTGCACCCCGCGCAGCTGCTCGCCTTCGTGCAGCGCCAGGTCGTCGAGCGCGCGGGCATCGACCCCGAGCTCGTCGAGCAGGTCGTCGGCGGCTGCGTCACCCAGGCCGGGGAGCAGTCCAACGACATGGTCCGACGCGCCTGGCTCTACGCCGGCCTCCCCCAGCACACCGGCGCGACCGCCATCGACGCCCAGTGCGGCTCGGGCCAGCAGTCCGCCCACCTGGTCGCCGACATGGTGGCCGCCGGCACCATCGACGTCGGGATCGCCTGCGGGGTCGAGGCGATGTCGCGCATCCCGCTGGGCGCCAACGTCCCGGCCGGGATGGGCGACCCGCGACCCGCGGACTGGTCGATCGACCTGCCCAACCAGTTCGAGGCCGCCGACCGCATCGCGCGGAACCGCGGGCTGGGCCGCGCCGACCTCGAGGCGTTCGGGCTGGCCAGCCAGCAGAAGGCCCGGGTCGCGGTCGACGAGGGTCGCTTCAAGCGCGAGATCGCGGCGTACGACGCGCCGGTGCTGGGCGAGGACGGCTCCCCCACCGGCGAGACCCGGCTGGTCGACACCGACCAGGGGCTGCGCGAGACCACGCTCGAGGGGCTGGCCGGGCTCCGCACGGTGCTGCCCGACGGGCTGCACACCGCCGGCACCTCCTCGCAGATCTCCGACGGGGCCTCGGCGGTGCTGATCATGGACGAGGCGAGGGCGCGCGCCCTCGGGCTGCGCCCGCGCGCGCGGATCGTGACGCACTGCCTGGTCGGCTCCGACCCCTACTTCCACCTCGACGGGCCGATCGACGCGACCCAGCGGGTGCTCGACCGCACCGGCATGTCGATCTCCGACTTCGACCTCTTCGAGGTCAACGAGGCCTTCGCCTCCGTCGTGCTGTCGTGGGCAGGCCAGCACCACGTCGACATGGACCGGGTCAACGTCAACGGCGGCGCGATCGCCCTGGGCCACCCCGTCGGCTCCACCGGCACCCGCCTGATCACCACCGCCCTGCACGAGCTCGAGCGCCGCGAGCTCTCCACCGCCCTGGTCTCCATGTGCGCCGGCGGCGCCATGGCCACCGGCACCCTCCTCGAGCTGATCTGA
- a CDS encoding cytochrome P450: MPVTQLDTRDTVFDPTDPDTLAVGVPHEELLRLRRTAPVSFVPQRAEARAGFPDHEGFWAVSRHAEVAAVSKNQTDFSTRENGVIIRFGPEMTRDEVEGSSFLLINNDAPDHTKLRQIVSRAFTPRAINALHDSLKQRAEKIVDDAVAKGEGNFVEDVAAELPLQAIADLLGVPQEDRGRLFEWSNQLMSYDDPEVEGDQMVAFAEILAYSMALADDRRQHPREDIVTRLISADVDGRGLTDDEFGFFMILLAVAGNETTRNAITWGQHAFMADPAQWEHYREHRPRTATDEIIRWATPITAFQRTALRDVEIGGVLVPKGERVGLLYASANFDEDVFEDPFRFDITRDPNPHQAFGGHGAHYCIGANLARMEVDLMFNAIADRGLQIRQLGEPNRLRSGWVNGVKELQVAYR, from the coding sequence GTGCCAGTGACCCAGCTCGACACCCGTGACACGGTCTTCGACCCCACCGACCCGGACACCCTGGCGGTGGGGGTCCCCCACGAGGAGCTGCTGCGCCTGCGCCGCACCGCGCCGGTCTCCTTCGTCCCCCAGCGGGCCGAGGCCCGCGCTGGGTTCCCCGACCACGAGGGCTTCTGGGCGGTGAGCCGGCACGCCGAGGTGGCCGCGGTCTCGAAGAACCAGACCGACTTCTCGACACGCGAGAACGGCGTGATCATCCGCTTCGGCCCGGAGATGACGCGCGACGAGGTGGAGGGCTCGAGCTTCCTGCTGATCAACAACGACGCCCCCGACCACACCAAGCTGCGCCAGATCGTCTCGCGCGCCTTCACCCCGCGCGCCATCAACGCGCTGCACGACAGCCTGAAGCAACGGGCCGAGAAGATCGTCGACGACGCGGTCGCCAAGGGCGAGGGCAACTTCGTCGAGGACGTGGCCGCCGAGCTGCCGCTGCAGGCCATCGCCGACCTGCTCGGCGTTCCCCAGGAGGACCGTGGCCGGCTCTTCGAGTGGTCCAACCAGCTGATGTCCTACGACGACCCCGAGGTCGAGGGCGACCAGATGGTGGCCTTCGCCGAGATCCTCGCCTACTCCATGGCGCTGGCCGACGACCGGCGCCAGCACCCCCGTGAGGACATCGTCACCCGCCTGATCAGCGCCGACGTCGACGGGCGCGGCCTGACCGACGACGAGTTCGGCTTCTTCATGATCCTGCTGGCGGTGGCCGGCAACGAGACCACCCGCAACGCCATCACCTGGGGCCAGCACGCCTTCATGGCCGACCCCGCGCAGTGGGAGCACTACCGCGAGCACCGCCCCCGCACCGCGACCGACGAGATCATCCGCTGGGCGACCCCCATCACCGCCTTCCAGCGCACCGCGCTGCGCGACGTCGAGATCGGTGGGGTCCTGGTGCCGAAGGGGGAGCGGGTGGGGCTGCTCTACGCCAGCGCGAACTTCGACGAGGACGTCTTCGAGGACCCCTTCCGCTTCGACATCACCCGCGACCCCAACCCGCACCAGGCCTTCGGCGGGCACGGTGCGCACTACTGCATCGGCGCCAACCTGGCGCGCATGGAGGTCGACCTGATGTTCAACGCGATCGCCGACCGGGGGCTGCAGATCCGTCAGCTCGGTGAGCCGAACCGGTTGCGCAGCGGCTGGGTCAACGGCGTCAAGGAGCTGCAGGTGGCCTACCGATGA
- a CDS encoding cytochrome P450, which yields MSVEGAVPATFDPTDPDVLWEGVPHEQLRAMRRHEPVHWVEQPQSSRDGMSVESGSGYWALSAYADVAAVSKNSKDFSASENGAIIRFQEGMQREQIELQRVILLNQDAPEHTSTRQIISRGFTPRSIARLEEVMEQRAHQIVREAVERGSGNFVEEVAAELPLQAIADLIGVPQEERRKLFEWSNEMLASDDPDYQGEPDVAAAEILGYAMGLAAARREEPRDDLITKLLSAEKEGRGLTDDEFGYFVILLTVAGNETTRNAISHGMAAFLDHPDQWELWKRERPSTMVDEVIRWATPVSVFQRTALRDVEVGGVAVRAGQRVGLFYASANFDEDVFEDPFRFDITRDPNPHLSFGGHGAHYCIGANLARLEVRLIFEALAEHAPVVRRTDPERRLRHSWINGIKELGVAYA from the coding sequence ATGAGCGTCGAGGGGGCGGTCCCCGCGACCTTCGACCCCACCGACCCCGACGTGTTGTGGGAGGGCGTCCCGCACGAGCAGCTGCGGGCGATGCGACGCCACGAGCCGGTGCACTGGGTCGAGCAGCCGCAGTCCTCGCGCGACGGCATGTCGGTCGAGTCCGGGAGCGGCTACTGGGCGCTGTCGGCGTACGCCGACGTGGCCGCGGTCTCCAAGAACAGCAAGGACTTCTCGGCCTCCGAGAACGGCGCGATCATCCGGTTCCAGGAGGGCATGCAGCGCGAGCAGATCGAGCTGCAGCGCGTCATCCTGCTCAACCAGGACGCTCCCGAGCACACCTCCACCCGCCAGATCATCTCGCGCGGGTTCACGCCGCGCTCGATCGCGCGGCTCGAGGAGGTCATGGAGCAGCGTGCCCACCAGATCGTGCGGGAGGCCGTCGAGCGGGGTAGCGGGAACTTCGTCGAGGAGGTCGCCGCCGAGCTGCCGCTGCAGGCCATCGCCGACCTGATCGGCGTGCCGCAGGAGGAGCGCCGCAAGCTCTTCGAGTGGTCCAACGAGATGCTGGCCTCCGACGACCCCGACTACCAGGGGGAGCCCGACGTCGCCGCCGCCGAGATCCTCGGCTACGCCATGGGCCTGGCCGCCGCGCGCCGCGAGGAGCCCCGCGACGACCTGATCACCAAGCTGCTCAGCGCCGAGAAGGAGGGCCGGGGGCTCACCGACGACGAGTTCGGCTACTTCGTCATCCTGCTGACCGTGGCGGGCAACGAGACGACCCGCAACGCCATCTCGCACGGCATGGCCGCGTTCCTCGACCACCCCGACCAGTGGGAGCTGTGGAAGCGGGAGCGCCCCTCGACGATGGTCGACGAGGTGATCCGCTGGGCGACCCCGGTCAGCGTCTTCCAGCGTACGGCGCTGCGCGACGTCGAGGTCGGTGGCGTGGCGGTGCGCGCGGGCCAGCGGGTGGGGCTGTTCTACGCCAGCGCGAACTTCGACGAGGACGTCTTCGAGGACCCGTTCCGCTTCGACATCACCCGCGACCCCAACCCGCACCTGTCCTTCGGCGGCCACGGTGCGCACTACTGCATCGGCGCCAACCTCGCCAGGCTCGAGGTGCGGCTGATCTTCGAGGCGCTGGCCGAGCACGCGCCGGTCGTGCGGCGCACCGACCCGGAGCGGCGGCTGCGCCACAGCTGGATCAACGGGATCAAGGAGCTGGGCGTGGCCTACGCCTGA
- the map gene encoding type I methionyl aminopeptidase: protein MIELRTPTQIEQMRPAGRFVADVITRLSEVADVGMNLLELDAVAHEMIRERGAESCYIDYHPSFGASPFGKVLCTSVNDAVLHGLPRDYVLADGDLLSVDFAASVDGWVADSAFSMVVGTARAEDLHLIEVTDRALAAGIGATTVGNRIGDISAAIGEVARAEGLKVNLQFGGHGVGRTMHGDPHVPNDGRPGRGFKLKPGLVIAIEPWFVHTTDEIYTDADGWTIRSADGARGAHMEHTVAVTEDGPLVLTARG from the coding sequence ATGATCGAGCTGCGCACGCCCACCCAGATCGAGCAGATGCGTCCCGCGGGACGCTTCGTGGCCGACGTCATCACCCGGCTCTCCGAGGTCGCCGACGTCGGGATGAACCTGCTCGAGCTCGACGCGGTGGCCCACGAGATGATCCGCGAGCGCGGCGCGGAGTCCTGCTACATCGACTACCACCCCTCCTTCGGCGCCTCGCCCTTCGGCAAGGTGCTGTGCACCTCGGTCAACGACGCGGTCCTGCACGGCCTGCCGCGCGACTACGTGCTCGCCGACGGCGACCTGCTCAGCGTCGACTTCGCCGCCAGCGTCGACGGCTGGGTCGCCGACTCCGCCTTCAGCATGGTCGTGGGCACGGCGCGGGCCGAGGACCTGCACCTGATCGAGGTCACCGACCGGGCACTGGCCGCCGGCATCGGCGCCACCACGGTCGGCAACCGCATCGGCGACATCTCGGCCGCCATCGGCGAGGTGGCCCGGGCCGAGGGCCTGAAGGTCAACCTGCAGTTCGGCGGGCACGGCGTGGGCCGCACGATGCACGGCGACCCGCACGTGCCCAACGACGGGCGGCCCGGGCGCGGCTTCAAGCTCAAGCCGGGGCTGGTCATCGCGATCGAGCCGTGGTTCGTGCACACCACCGACGAGATCTACACCGACGCCGACGGCTGGACCATCCGCAGCGCCGACGGCGCCCGGGGCGCCCACATGGAGCACACCGTGGCGGTCACCGAGGACGGCCCGCTGGTGCTCACCGCGCGTGGCTGA
- a CDS encoding thiolase domain-containing protein: MSKQPAAVIGVGQTHHRAKRDDVSMAGLCREAMDRALEDAGLTLDEIDAIVVGKAPDLFEGVMMPELFLAEALGAAGKPLLRVHTAGSVGGSTAIVAASLVQAGVHKRVLTVAYEKQSESNAMWALSVPVPFNMPVHAGAGGYFAPHVRSYIRRSGAPTHVGAVVAAKDRTNALRNPYAHLHNEGTTVESVLASQMLWDPIRYDETCPSSDGACALVIVDEDVAASSPNPAWIHGTAMRSEATTAAERDQVNPQASRDAAASLWKQAGITSPIDEIDVAEIYVPFSWFEPMWLESLGFAEEGAGWKLTESGETAMDGRLPVNCSGGVLSSNPIGASGMLRFGEAALQVRGAAGEHQVDGARRALGHAYGGGSQFFSMWVVGAEKPQH; encoded by the coding sequence ATGAGCAAGCAGCCAGCCGCCGTGATCGGGGTGGGCCAGACCCACCACCGCGCCAAGCGGGACGACGTGTCCATGGCCGGGCTGTGCCGCGAGGCGATGGACCGGGCCCTCGAGGACGCCGGCCTCACCCTCGACGAGATCGACGCGATCGTCGTCGGCAAGGCCCCCGACCTCTTCGAGGGCGTGATGATGCCCGAGCTGTTCCTGGCCGAGGCGCTGGGCGCGGCCGGCAAGCCCCTGCTGCGGGTGCACACCGCCGGGTCGGTGGGCGGGTCGACCGCGATCGTGGCGGCCTCGCTGGTGCAGGCCGGGGTGCACAAAAGGGTGCTCACCGTCGCCTACGAGAAGCAGTCGGAGTCGAACGCGATGTGGGCGCTGTCGGTGCCCGTGCCCTTCAACATGCCGGTGCACGCGGGCGCGGGCGGCTACTTCGCCCCCCACGTGCGCTCCTACATCCGCCGCTCGGGCGCGCCCACCCACGTCGGGGCGGTCGTCGCGGCCAAGGACCGCACCAACGCCCTGCGCAACCCCTACGCGCACCTGCACAACGAGGGCACCACCGTGGAGTCGGTGCTGGCCTCGCAGATGCTCTGGGACCCGATCCGCTACGACGAGACCTGCCCCTCCTCCGACGGCGCCTGCGCGCTGGTGATCGTCGACGAGGACGTCGCCGCCTCCTCGCCCAACCCCGCGTGGATCCACGGCACCGCGATGCGCTCGGAGGCGACCACGGCCGCCGAGCGCGACCAGGTCAACCCCCAGGCCAGCCGCGACGCCGCCGCCTCGCTGTGGAAGCAGGCCGGCATCACCTCCCCCATCGACGAGATCGACGTGGCCGAGATCTACGTGCCCTTCAGCTGGTTCGAGCCGATGTGGCTGGAGTCGCTGGGCTTCGCCGAGGAGGGCGCCGGCTGGAAGCTCACCGAGTCGGGCGAGACGGCCATGGACGGGCGGCTGCCGGTCAACTGCTCGGGCGGGGTGCTCTCGTCGAACCCGATCGGCGCCTCCGGCATGCTGCGCTTCGGCGAGGCGGCGCTGCAGGTGCGCGGCGCGGCCGGGGAGCACCAGGTCGACGGTGCGCGCCGGGCCCTGGGACACGCCTACGGCGGTGGCTCGCAGTTCTTCTCGATGTGGGTCGTGGGGGCGGAGAAGCCCCAGCACTGA